Genomic DNA from Acidisoma sp. PAMC 29798:
TCGGCGTCGAAGACGGGGATATGAGACCGGCGGAATTGTTTGGCGGCGGTGGATTTGCCCATGCCGATGCTGCCGGTCAGGCCGATGACCTTCACGGGATGAGAAGATCTGCGGCGACGTAGCGATACAGCGCCTCATCCACCTCGGGCGTGACGCCGAACCAGGCGGCGAAGCCCGGCACCGCCTGATGCAGCAGCATGCCAAGGCCAGGCGCCGTCTTCAGGCCGTGCGCGCGGGCGGCGGTGATCAGCGGCGTCTCTAACGGCACATAGACGATGTCGGCCACCGCCGTGTCGGTTCCGGCGCGTGACAGATCGAGATCCAGAGGCGGGTTGCCTGTCATCCCGAGCGAGGTGGTGTTGACGATGAGCGCGTGGTCGGCGACGGCCAAATGCCGCGCCTCCCAGTCGATGACCGTGCAGCTGGGCAGCATCGCGGCGAGGGTTTCAGCGCGATCCCGGCTACGGTTACATAAACATATGTTGATGTCTCGTTGTCGCAGGGCCGACGCAACCGCCCTTGCGCTGCCTCCGGCACCGAGGATCAGGGCCGGTCCCTCAGAGGGGTCGATGGCATGCTGGCGGAGGTTGGCGAGGAAGCCCGTGCCATCTGTGTTGCTGCCGATGACGCGGCCATCCTCGAAACGCAAGGTATTGACCGCCCCGGCCCCGCTGGCCGACTCATCGATGGTGTCGCACAGCGCGAAGGCCGCTTCCTTATGGGGAATCGTGACGTTCGCACCCGCGAAGCCGGCCGCGGCCAAGCCACGCACCGCCGTGGCAAAATCCTCCGGCCGCACGGGCAATGGCAGATAGGCGCCATCAATCCCGTACCGGTCGAGCCAATAGCCGTGCAGGCGCGGCGACCGCGAGTGGCTCACCGGCCAGCCGATGACCCCGGCGAGCCGTGCCTTCCCCGTCAGGATCGCCATCGCCTGTTCAGCTATTGAGGGTTTCCGGAGCGGGCGTCACCGTCGCCTGGCCGCGCCGCGCGTGCCACATGGCCAGGAAGTCGATCGGGCCCAGCAAGACGGGCGGGAAGCCGCCGTCGCGGGTGACATCCGCCAGGATGTTGCGGGCGAAGGGAAACAGCAGGCGCGGCCCTTCAACGAGCAATACCGGCTCGATCTGGTTCTCGGGAATGCCGGTGAGGGTGAAGATGCCCGCATAGGACAGCTCGGCCAGGAAGACGATGACCGGCGTTTCGGTGCCGTTGAGCGGGCCGGGACCGGGCTCGACGGGCTTGACCGCCTCGACACGCGCGATGAGCGTGACTTCGAAGACGAGCTGATCCTCCGTCAGGCGCTTCACCTGCACATCGAGATTGACCGACACCTGCGGCGGGCTGCGCAGGGTGGAATAGATCTGCGGTGCGCCGGGAACCTCGAAGGACAGGTCTTTGACGTACTGGGCATTGACGACGAGCGGCGGCGTCGCTTGGCCAGTAGAGGGGGTGGTGTCCAGTGACATGGTTCTCTCTCTTACTTCGTGGCGGATGCGTTAGCATCGGGATCGGTGGTGCGCCAGCGGATCAATGCGGCGCCGTTAAGGGAGCCCTGCGGCTTCAAGTGATGGTGGCGGCGAAGCCGGCATTCGGCTCCACCACAATCCATTCTCCATTGTTAAGAGTTTGCCCGGTCATGGCCATAATGAACGCCCAATGCGTCACCACCAGCGTTTCCGCATGGTCGGATCGCGCCGCCATCTCGACATGAAAGTCAGCTGCGCGGCCCAGGGTGGCTGCCTCCGTCTCGGTCTCCGCCGGCCACCAATGATCTTCCAGATCGCCGAAATCCTGCTCCGGCCAGGCGTCTTGCAGGGTCGATATTGGGGTGCCGACGTCACAGACGAATTTGTAGCGCTCGCGCACCAGCGGTGAAATGGTGACAGGCAGGCCGAACCGGCGCGCGAAGGGGGCCGCCGTTTGCAGCGCCCGGGTATAGGGGGAGGCGATGATGCGGGTGATCGGCAGGGCGGCGAGTGTCGCCGCCGCGTCCTCGGCCTGTTGATGGCCCAGCGGGGTCAGCTTCGGATCGCGAATCCCCGGATCGACCTTGGTCGCCGAGAAATGCAGGTTAAACTCACTTTGGCCGTGGCGGATCAGGATCATGCGGCCAGTATAGCGCGATCGCCTGCCGTCGAAACTCCGGCGGAGGCAGGCTCCCCCGTGTTTGTGTTGCGGTGCGGCCGGCCGAGCCTTATGTCTCGGCACAGAGCAACGGCGTGCCAGACATGATGTTGCGCGCCAGGACGGATTATTTATGAACCTCCCCGGTGGTTTCCCTGTCGACCTCGTGCTGTTCGGGCTGATCGCGGCCTTCCTCATCTTGAGGCTGCGCAGCATCCTCGGCCGCCGTACCGGATTCGAAGGGCGTGCGCGCCCCGCACCGCCGACCGTTGGCGGCCGTGTTGTGCCGCCAGCCCGTGGCGACTCGACCCCGACCATCGACGGCCGCGCGGAGGCTGCGGCGCCGCGCCCTGTGCGTGCTTTGCCGGAAGCGAATTCGGCCCTGGGTGAGGCACTGCGCCGTGTGCGCACGGTCGACCCCGCCTTCGACGCCGCCGGTTTCCTGGGCGCTGCCGAGGGCACCTTCCGCACCATCGTCGCGGCTTTTGCGGGCGGCGACCGGGTGACGCTGCGGGGCTTGCTCACGGATGACACGTATCGCGCCTTCGAGACCGCGATCGCAGCGCGCGAAGCGGCGTCCGAAACGCAGCGGACCGAAATCCGTGAAATCACCGCCGCCGCCATCACCGAAGCAGAGTTGAACGGGCGCATCGCCGATATCAGCGTGCGCTTCGTGTCCGACCAGGTGAACGTCACGAGCGATGCCCAGAACCAGCCGGTGTCGGGGACGGACGGCATTACCGAAATGGTCGATGTCTGGACCTTCGAGCGTGATCTCGGAACGCGTGACCAGACCTGGCGTCTGGCGGCTGCGCGCAGCGCTTGAGTTCGGCTTTGCGTATTCACTGGATAGGCGCGCGGACCCGGCGCGTCGTAGCTGCCTGTGTGCTGGCGGCGCTCGCCGGCTGCGTGATGCCGCCGGGCGAGCAGAGCGGCCCGCTCGACTTGCAGCCAATCGGCTTTTCACAGCTTCCCGGCTGGTCTGCTGCGCCTCCGTCCGCGGCGCTGGCGGCCTTTGTGGTCAGCTGCCAGCGGATTCAGATATTCCCACCGGATCAGACGCTTGGCGGCTCGGGCCTTGCTGCCCAGCTTGGTGGCCGGGCCGGTGCCTGGGGTCCCGTTTGCGCTGCTGGGCGCAGCGTGCCGCCGGCGGATGATGGCGCCGCCCGCGCCTTCTTCCAGTCCCAGTTTCAGCCCTATCTGATCACCCAGTCCGGCCAATCGACGGCCAAGGTGACCGGCTATTACGAGCCTGAGGTGGCGGGCTCGGCGAGCCGCGAGGGTGACTTTCAAACGCCGTTGCTGGGATTGCCCCCCGACCTCGTGACCTTCGATCTCGGCGCTTTCGATCCGTCTATGGCAGGCAAGACCGTGGTGGGTCGTCTGACCGGCCATGCGATCGTGCCCTATTTCGACCGCTTCCAGATCGACAATGGCGCCCTGGATGCCGATAGCCTGGCGGTGGGCTGGGTGGCCGATCCGGTCGATGCCTTCTTTCTCCAGATCGAGGGGTCGGGCCGCATCGACTTGCCGGATGGCAGTGTCATGCGCGTGACCTATGCCGGCAAGAACGGGCGGCCCTATGTGCCGATCGGCCGCGTCATGGTCGATCAGAAGCTGCTGGCTGCGAATGACGTGACCGAGCAGAGCATCCGCGCCTGGTTGGACGCGCACCCCGACCGCGCACGGTCGATCATGGAGCGCAACCCGTCCTATGTGTTCTTCCGCACGGCGCCCGATCTGAGCAGTGCGGCCGGGCCACCGGGGGCGCTGGGCGTCAGCCTGACGCCGGGCCGATCGATTGCCGTGGACAAGAGCTTCCTGCCGCTCGGCGCGCCAGTGTGGCTGGATACGACCGATCCGGTGACCCACGCGCCGCTGCAGCGGCTGACGGTCGCGCAGGATTTGGGTGCGGCGATCAAGGGACCGTTGCGGGCGGATTTGTTCTTTGGTTCGGGTCAGGCAGCCTCCGCCGGGGCGGGGGCGATGAACGCGCCGGGCCGGATGTATTTGCTGTTGCCGCTGGCCGCGCCATCCGCACCGGCGTCGTGAGGTTTGGGTCAACCTAAGAGACTCGTCACCCGCGCACTTGATGCGCGGGCCTACCCGTTCAAGCGCCCAAACGGCGTTGAGGCGCCACGAGGGGTAGATCCCCGGATCAAGTCCGGGGATGACGATTGTGTTGCGCGACGCTCAGTCATGCCCCGCCCTGCGCATCGAGAAACGGCACGATCGCGGCAAGAAACCCCGCCGGGTCCTCGGCGTGGAGCCAGTGGCCGGCGTCAGGCAGCACCGTGAAGGTCGCGCGGGGAAATAAGGCGCGGATCGCCTCATGCGCCTCGGCCGGCACGTAATGCGACTTTCCACCGCTCACGAAGAGCGTCGGGCCTGCGAAAGACCCGCCGACGCCCTCCCAGCCTTCGAGATCAGGCACCGCCGCTGCGATATCAGCCAGGCCGATGCGCCAAGCCGGCGGCTGGTCCCCGCCGAGCCGGAGGTTCAGCAACAGAAACGACCGGATCGTCGCATCAGGGATGGCAGGCGCCAAGGCCGCGTTGGCCTCCGCACGGGTCATGCCACTGTGCAACGGTAGCGCCATAAGCGCGCCAGCGAGTTCGGTATTGCCGTGGGCGTAGGCGCGCGGCGCGATGTCGGCGACGATCAGGCTTGCTACCCGATCGGGCGAATCGAGCGCCAGCCGCATCGCGACCTTGCCGCCCATGGAATGGCCGAGCAGGTGGCAGGGCAGGGCACCCATTGCCGCCAAACTCTCCACGACGTCCTCGGCCATCGTGCCGTAGCGCATACCGCGCGCATGCGGGCTGTCACCGTGGTTGCGAAGATCGAGGGAGATGACGCGGCGGCCCGTCGCCGCCAGACTCTTCTGCAAACCACCGAGATTGCGGATCGAGCCGAACAGGCCGTGCAGCAGGACGACGGGCGGGCGCGCACCATCCGTGCCGACATCGATGGCATGTAGCCGCATCAGCGATCAATCCGCCACGCGCAGCATGATCTTGCCGATATGGTCACGGCTTTCCATCAGGCGATGCGCCTCCGCCGCCTCGGCGAGCGGGAAGCTGGTTTCGATCACCGGCGCGCAGCGGCCCTCGTCGAGCACCGGCCAGACACGCTCCAGCAAGCCGCGCGCGACGGCAGCCTTCTCGGCGATGGTGCGGGGCCGCATGGTCGATCCCGTCACTGTCAGCCGCTTGATCATGATCGGCATCAGATCGGCCTGATCGACCATGCTGCCTTGCATGAAGGCGATGTAGAGCAAACGGCCGCCCCGCTTGAGGGAGGCGATGTTGCGCTCGAAATAGGGCGCGCCGACCATGTCGAGAATGACGTCCACGCCCCGGTAGGCCGTCAGGCGCTTGATCTCATCCGCGAAGTCGATGTCGTGATAATTGATGGCGGCATGGGCGCCGAGCCTTTCACACGCGCGCGCTTTGTCCAGGCTGCCGACGGTGGTGAAGACCACGGCGCCGAACTCGGCCGCGAGCTGGATGGCGGTGATGCCGATGCCACCCGAGCCGCCATGGATCAGGACACTTTCGCCAGCATGCAAATTGCCCATCTGGAACAGATTGGCCCAGACGGTGAAATAGGTCTCCGGCAAGGCCGCCGCCTGAAGCGCGTCATAGCCCTTCGGCCAGGGCAGGCATTGGGTGGCGGGAACCGCGCAAAAGCCTGCGTAGCCGCCGCCGTTGACCAGGGCGCAAACACGGTCGCCGACCGCCCAACCCGTGGCGCCGGTGCCGAGGGCCGCGATGGTGCCGGCCACTTCCAGGCCGAGCAGGGGACTCGCATCCGCCGGCGGCGGATATTTCCCCTCGCGCTGCATGATGTCGGGCCGGTTGACGCCGGCTGCTTCGACACGGATCAGCACCTCGCCGTCTCGCAACTCGGGCAGCGGCAACGTGCCGAGGCGCATCACCTCGGGCCCACCCTTGCCCTCGGCGACGATCGCACGCATCTCATTCGGAAGGGTCATGTGGTCCTCTTGGTAGGGCGGAAAAGCGTAGCGTATTCCGCTGTCTAGCTCTCTACGCCAGTCTATTGGTCTAGTATGCTTTTCGGAACTGAAGTTTGGAGAAGAATATCATGGCCTGGGGTCGACGCGATCTTCTCGCGGGTCTCGGGCTGTCAGGCCTCGGTGTCCCGCTTTTGGGCGTTTCTGGCGCGCGCGCTGCCAAGACCCGCCCAGCCGCTGCGGCTGACGCCCCGGTCACGATCGGTACGCTTTTCCCCGCGACCGGCCCATTGGCGGCCCATGGCGACGAATGCCTGCGCGGCGTCATCCTGGCGACCGAGGCCTGCAATCGCGCTGGCGGACTTTTCGGCCGCCAGGTCGTGCTGGTGAGCGGTGACGCCGCCGATCCGGATCGAGCGGTTGCCGAGGCACGACGCCTGATTGCCGACGCCCAGCCCGCGCTGCTTCTCGGCACCGGGGACGGCGCGCTGAGCCTGGGCGCCAGCGAAGCGAGCGAGGGCTCCGGCGTGCCCTATTGGGAACTGAGCGCGACGACACCCGCCGTCACCACCCGAGGCTTCCGCTATCTGCTGCGGGTCTGCGAGCCCGAATCGAGCATTGCCGAGGGCTGCCTGGATGCCGCCCTGGATCTGGTCGCGCCGGCCCTGCGCCATGGCCCTGCCGAGCCCAAGGCGGCCCCGCTCATCATCGTTCTTCTCTATGCCGACACGGCATCAGGGAATGCGCTGGTTTCGCTCGTCGCGGCGGCCGCCCATCGGCGGGGCCTGCCGAGCCTGATCGCGATCGCCTATCAGCCCGATGCCGTGGATTTCAGCGGTATCGCCACCCGCCTACATGCGATCAAGCCAGATGTTATGGTCCATCACGGCAGCAGCGAGGACGTGGTTCTGCTGTATCGCAGCCTGGAGGCGCTGCGGTGGCAGCCTGGCCGGATCATCGGCACGACGCCCGCCTATGCGATGACCGAGACGGCAGCCATGATCGGGCCATCCTTCGACGGCACCCTCGCGGTGACCGTGCCACCCTATCGGGCGGATGCCAGGCTGATACCGAACGCCGCCAAAGTGGCGCAGGCGTATGAGCAACGCTTCGGCGCGCCACCCCGCTCGGGCTACAGCCTGTCCCACTACGCTGGTGCCGAACTCTGCCTGTCCAGCCTGAAGGCCGCGGGGAGTATCGACCGCGACCATGTTCTGAGCGTTGTCCGCAGCTTGGGGGTAAAGGAGGGCGGCATGGTCAATGGTTGGGGCGCCCTGTTCGGCCTGGGTGGCGAAAACACCCGCGCCTTCGCCTGCGTGCTGCAATGGCAGAATGGCGAATCCGTCGCCCTGCTGCCGAAAGCCGCTGCCGCCGGCAGTTATTTATAGCGCCCGCGGGGCCGGCGCGTATTGGCAAATGGGCTGGCGGCCCCAAGTCCTGATCATCAACAACCTCGGGTGTTCGTCATGCTGAAATGGGCGATCATATTCGCAGTTATTGCCCTCATCGCGGGTGCTCTCGGGTTTACCGGCATTGCCGGTGCATCCGCCGCGATCGCGAAGTTGCTCTTCTTCGTCTTCCTGGTCATCTGCGTCATCTTCATCGTTCTGACCTTCACGGCCGCGCGGCAGCTATAGCGGCCGTTGCAATAACCGACTGATTGAAAAGACCCGGCCATTGCAGCCCATGCATGGCCGGGATTTTTTTGTCTTTTGAACAGCGCGAGCATCTTATTCTTTCCACATAGATCTGGGCTAAAGAGGCGCGGTGCGCGATATGCCATCGACGAGCGCGATGGTTGGGTGATCGCCGTGAGCCCCCCGATCTGAATTGCGCCTGAATTAGGTTTGATGGTCCGCCGCGGCGGGTCATTGGGAAGCCTGGCCATGTCCAGCCGCACCTTGTCGGGTAGCCGAACCAGAAGCCAGGCCATCGGCGACTGGGTTGTGCATGCGCCGCAAACGCTGCGCGCATTGGTTCGGGCGGATGAAATTTGGCTGACGGTCCTGGCGGCTGCAGTCGGCGTTTGCGCCGGCATCATCGTCGTTCTGATGAATGCAACCATTCAGCACATGCATGAGACGCTGTTCGATCTGCCCGTAGGCACGCGGCTGTCTTCCTCCTCCGAAGTGGCAATCCCGCGCCTGCTTCTGGTGCCGGCGCTGGGCGGCCTGCTTCTGGGACTCGCAGGCCTCGCTCTGGCCCGCTGGCGACCGCGCCGCGCCGTCGATCCGATCGAGGCGAATGCGCTGTACGGCGGCCGTATGTCCATCACCGACAGTGTGATCGTATGCCTGCAGACCCTGGCCTCCTGCGGGGTTGGCGCATCGGTGGGACTCGAAGCCGGCTATACGCAAATGGGCTCCGCCATCGCCTCTGCCATCGGGCGCAGTTTCCGCCTGCGCCGCAACGACCTGCGGTTGATGGTGGGCTGCGGCGCGGCCGGGGCCATCGGCGCCGCCTTCAATGCGCCACTCGCCGGCGCCTTCTATGGCATCGAACTCGTGATCGGCACCTATACGATCGGCAACCTGGCGCCGGTCGTGGTGGCATCGCTGACGGCTGTCTATGTCGAGCGTGGCGTGATGGGCGGCGTCGGTGGCTTCAACCTTAACCTGCCCTCCGACATTCCGGTCGTGCAATTCATCCCGATTCTCGCCCTCGGCATCATCTGCGCCTTGGTCGGAATCGCCATCATGCGCGGTGTGACGATCGCCGAGGAATGGTTCCGCCGCAGCCCGCTGCCGGTGTGGTCCAGACCGATGGTCGGCGGCCTTATCGTGGGTATCTGCGGGCTCGTGACGCCGATGGTGCTGTCCTCCGGCCATGGCGCCCTCCAGGACGGCCTTGGGATCGACTACCCGTTCATCCTGGTCGGCACGGCGCTGGTCTTGAAATCACTGGCCTCGGCCGTCTCGATCGGGTCGGGGTTTCGGGGCGGCTTGTTCTTCGCCTCCCTGTTTCTCGGCTCCCTGGTGGGGAAGCTGTTTGCCGATATTCTAACGATGCTCTCCGTGGGCCCGGTTCTGCCTGCCGTCGTCTATGGGCTGATCGGCATGAGCGCCATGGCCGTGGCCGTCATCGGCGGGCCACTGACGATGTGCTTCCTGGCCCTGGAAAGCACCCAGAGCTTCCCGCTGACCGTCGCTGTGCTGGCGGCCGTCATCGTCTCCTCCCTGACGGCGCGACGGACCTTCGGCTATTCCTTCGCGACCTGGCGCTTCCATCTGCGCGGTGAGGCTATCCGCAGCGCCGTCGATATCGGCTGGGTCAATACCCTGAGCGTCGGCCGCATGATGCGGCGCGATGTGCGCACGATCCGCACCACCACCAGCCTGGAGTCCTTCCGGCGGGACTTTCCACTGGGATCGACACACCGCGTCGTCGTAATCGACGATACCGGCCGCTATGCCGGCATCGTGCAGACCGCCGAGGCCTTCAGCCCCGACCTTGTGGTGGAGAACGTGGGCGAAATCCTGCATTTCGCGGATACCGTTCTGATGCCGCAAATGACGGTCAAGACGGCGGTCGCCATGTTCGAGGAGTCGGAAAGCGACGCGCTGGCGGTGGTCGATAGTATGGATACCAAGCGGGTGGTCGGGATTCTGACCGAGCAGCATACCCTGCGCCGCTATACCGAAGAGCTTGACCGCCGGCGGCGCGAGCTTTCGGGCGAGTAAGGGTCACATCTGCATGCAATGGGCTTGACCGGACGGCGCCCGATGCGCCATGTGCGGCGCTTGTCATAATGAATTCGATCCCGGAGTTCCCTGGGCCGCAGACGCGCGGCGGCAGAGGTCTTCGGCAGCGGCGGAAAGTGGACCTATGGCCAAGTCGAACACGGTGCAGATCAAGCTCATTTCCTCGGCGGAGACGGGCTATTTCTATGTGACCAAAAAGAATACGCGTGCCCAGACGGGCAAGCTCGCGATGAAGAAGTATGACCCCGTCGTGCGCAAGCACGTCGAGTTCCGCGAAGCGAAAATCAAGTAGTTTCGGCCTCCGACGGAACGGCCTCCGTTTGCGCGGAGGCCGCTTTGCTACCGCGTCTTGAGAGCCCGTTTGCGAGGTCCAAGGACCTCGACCGTCTTGGGCTTCGCATGGACCAGCGGCTGATGTGTCAGCCGCTCGATCAATTGATCGTATTCCCGCAAATAGACGTCGAGGTCCAAGCTGGCCTCGGCATAACGGCGCGCATTCGCCCGCAGCCGGCGATTGAGCACGTCATCCTCCAGAAGGCGCAGCAGAGCACCGGCTAAAGCATCGGGGTCCGCGAAGGGCACCAGCAAGCCGGTTTCTTCATCCGTGATGAATTCCCGGACCGGCGGGGTATCGCTGCCGACAATGGCGCAGCCTGACGCGATCGCCTCCCGCAGAGACCAGGAGGCGACGAACGGATATGTCAGATACACATGCGCGTCCGACCGCCGCAGAATCCCCAGATGCGTGTCGTAGGAGACATGGCCGAGGAAATGGATGCGATCGAGGTCTAGCTTGCCCTCCATCTCGCGCATGATGGTGGTGCGCCAGCTCGATCCATCCGGTGGCATGGCCCCATAGCCGACGTTTTCGTTGCCGACGATCGTGACATGGAGATCCGGCCGCTCCGCTTGCATGGCGGGCAGGGCGCGCATGAACACGTGAAAGCCGCGATACGGCTCCAGGTTGCGCGCCATATACGTGACCATCTTGTGCTTCGACTCGATGCGGAAGCCATTGGGCAGGGTGTAAGACCGGCTCGCGCGCGGCGCCGGCGGATGACAGGCCGTAATATCGACGCCTTCCCGCAAAAGGGTGATTCCCTCCTGCGCCCACAGCGGATAGGTGCTCTTCTGCCAGAGCGTCGGCGTTTGTCCGTGACTGCCAGGTAGGGTCAGCGCCAGGAGATTGACGGCGTTTTTCGATCGCACGCCTGGATAGTCTTCGTCTTTGGTCGGAAATTCCGGGTCGAAATCGACGTCCTGTCCCTTGGTTTTGTAGAAGAACTCGAAATAGCCCAGCATCGGCGCTGCGGGAAAGACGTCCTTCAGGTTCAGCAATTCCCCCCATCCGTGATGGCCGATGATGATATCGGGGCTGAAGCCGAGGGCCTTGATCTGTCGTACGGCCGTGGCCGCTGCTTCGGCGCGCCGGATCGCGATTTCGAATTCCCGCGCGTGTCTGTGGATGCGCTCATCTGAGGCACGCGGAGAAAAATAGGAAATCTTGCGGACGTTGGGCACCTGATTGGCATTGGGTTCGCTGAGGAAAACGACCTCATGCTGGTGTGCCACCAGATGACGGACGAGATGGTGATATTGGCCGGGAAAATTCTGGTGGACGATGAGGAAGCGCAAGGATGCTTTACCCGTGGACAATCGGCTTGGACCGAGGCGGTAGAGGCGGCCGGGAGATCAATGGAGGGCCGCTCCTGTCCCTGAAAAGGAGCACGGCCGCCTGCCGACATAGCCCGCGCCGCGCCGCGCTGGCAATGCCGGCACGCGGCCGTGGTCAGGCGCGGTCGGTCAGCGTTTCCGTGGGATCGGCTTCGACTTCGCGGGCGCTGCCATCGGGCTCGCCTTGGCGATGGGCTTGGGTGGCGCGGCGGGGACTTTCGGCACGGCCTTGACCGGCGCTGGGGCCGGGGCCTTCGCGACAGGCACGTTTTCAAGCTTCGCCGATTTGGTGGTTTTCGGAACGAGCGTCACGCGCATCGCTTCGAGCGGGGACAGACCTTCGGTCTCGCAGCTCTCCTCGCTGCCCACTGGGCCGATCTGCGACCCGTCCACAAAGCTCGCTTCATAGGTCAGGGTATAGCGCTTGGCCGCCGCCTCGCTCAGCTTCACCTTCAGGCCGAGCAGCGGCAAGGCCATGCCACGGCTGCCGCAGAACTGTCCCGATTCCGACCAGGGGGATAGCCAGCCGCGCCCGAGGACCGCCTGATAGGTCAGGTCGCTCGGGGCAAGGTCCGCAGGGGCGCGCAGGCTGAAGCCTTCGATTGCAAATTGGCTGCCCGGCCTGCCCGCCCAATCACCAAAGGCAATGCCGACATCGCCCGTGCTTTGAACATGGGCGACCACGTCATGCGGCTCCGTGAGGATCATCACGGGACGGCGCGCGGCCCCGGCAACTGCCGCCACCGGTGCGGTCGTCACCGCAGTGGGCGCCGTCTCGGATAGTCGCAGCACGCGGATCTTGGGAGGAGCGTCCGACACAGACGTTGACTGGTAAATCGTGATCATCACCTGGGCGGGTCCGCTCATCACCCGGATCAGCGCGGCATCTCCGGTTCCGCTGAGCCAGCCATCGGACCGAAAGGATGTGATGGCGATATTGCTATCGGTGGGATCGATCGTGGAGACCCGAACGCCTGCAAGGCCGGCGGTCGGCAAGGGCGATCCGTTGACGAGACAATAGATCCCCGTCTCAAGCATCATCAGATGGGCAGATGACCGCAATTCCTCCACCCGGCTGTCGCC
This window encodes:
- a CDS encoding chloride channel protein gives rise to the protein MSSRTLSGSRTRSQAIGDWVVHAPQTLRALVRADEIWLTVLAAAVGVCAGIIVVLMNATIQHMHETLFDLPVGTRLSSSSEVAIPRLLLVPALGGLLLGLAGLALARWRPRRAVDPIEANALYGGRMSITDSVIVCLQTLASCGVGASVGLEAGYTQMGSAIASAIGRSFRLRRNDLRLMVGCGAAGAIGAAFNAPLAGAFYGIELVIGTYTIGNLAPVVVASLTAVYVERGVMGGVGGFNLNLPSDIPVVQFIPILALGIICALVGIAIMRGVTIAEEWFRRSPLPVWSRPMVGGLIVGICGLVTPMVLSSGHGALQDGLGIDYPFILVGTALVLKSLASAVSIGSGFRGGLFFASLFLGSLVGKLFADILTMLSVGPVLPAVVYGLIGMSAMAVAVIGGPLTMCFLALESTQSFPLTVAVLAAVIVSSLTARRTFGYSFATWRFHLRGEAIRSAVDIGWVNTLSVGRMMRRDVRTIRTTTSLESFRRDFPLGSTHRVVVIDDTGRYAGIVQTAEAFSPDLVVENVGEILHFADTVLMPQMTVKTAVAMFEESESDALAVVDSMDTKRVVGILTEQHTLRRYTEELDRRRRELSGE
- the rpmG gene encoding 50S ribosomal protein L33, encoding MAKSNTVQIKLISSAETGYFYVTKKNTRAQTGKLAMKKYDPVVRKHVEFREAKIK
- a CDS encoding glycosyltransferase, translating into MRFLIVHQNFPGQYHHLVRHLVAHQHEVVFLSEPNANQVPNVRKISYFSPRASDERIHRHAREFEIAIRRAEAAATAVRQIKALGFSPDIIIGHHGWGELLNLKDVFPAAPMLGYFEFFYKTKGQDVDFDPEFPTKDEDYPGVRSKNAVNLLALTLPGSHGQTPTLWQKSTYPLWAQEGITLLREGVDITACHPPAPRASRSYTLPNGFRIESKHKMVTYMARNLEPYRGFHVFMRALPAMQAERPDLHVTIVGNENVGYGAMPPDGSSWRTTIMREMEGKLDLDRIHFLGHVSYDTHLGILRRSDAHVYLTYPFVASWSLREAIASGCAIVGSDTPPVREFITDEETGLLVPFADPDALAGALLRLLEDDVLNRRLRANARRYAEASLDLDVYLREYDQLIERLTHQPLVHAKPKTVEVLGPRKRALKTR